Genomic window (Streptosporangium brasiliense):
CTGCGCGCGGAGCTGCCGGGCTGAGCCGGGCCGCCGGCCCCCGGGCTGCTGGCCCCCGGGCCCAGCCGGCCGCCGGGCTGCTGGGCCCCTGGGCTGAGCCGGGCCGGGCGAAACGGGGCGGGGCCGCCGGGCCGAGCCGGGCCGCCGGGCCGGGCGGGGCGTCAGGCCGTCCTGCTGCCGACGCCGCCGAGCACGATCATCCGCGTGGACGGCGCGTCCATGCGGGGCCGCCACCGCGTCACGTCGACCAGGCCAGGCTCGACCAGGTCGAATCCGTCGAAGAACGGCAGGATCTCCTCGTGGCGCCGGAAGTCGATCGTGAGCGGGCCGCCCGCCATCGCCGCCCGCGCCCGCGCGACGGCCTGGGGGTCCCCCTCGGCGCTCGGCTGGGAGATGGCCAGCATGCTCCCCTCCGCCATGCGCTCGCGGAAGCGGCCGACGATCCTCACCGGCTCCTCCGGGCCGGGGAAGAACTGGAGCACCGCCACGAACAGCACCCCGACCGGCTCGGCGAAGTCGATGAGCCGGCCGAGCTCCGGGTGGGCGATGATGTCATCGGTGTCCCGCAGGTCCGCGCGGATGGAGACCACACGGTCGTCGGTGGCCAGGAGCGCGTCGTTGTGCACCGACACGATGGGGTCGTTGTCGACGTAGACCACCCGCGCCGCCGGGTCGATCCCGCGGGCGATCTCGTGAACGTTGGGCGAGGTCGGGATGCCGGTGCCCAGATCGATGAACTGGCGGATGCCGGACCGGGCCATGAACTCGACCACCCGGCTCAGGAACAGCCGGTTCGCCCGGGCCAGCGGAGGATAGTCGGGGGCCTGGGCCACGAGCATGTCCGCGTACTCGCGGTCGGTGGCGTAGTTGTTCTTGCCGCCCAGGACGTAGTCGTATACGCGCGCCGCATGCGGAGTGGTGGTGTCGATGCCGGCGGGCACTGAATGATCATCCCTCACGGGGCCGAGTGTATCGACCGTATTTGTGATGATTGGTGGCTGTTTACACTTCTGTGGCCGACCTTGCTGCGGCATCCGTGCCTGTCGCCGCCCTTGCTACGGCCTCCGTGCCCACGGCCGGGCCCCGTCGGGCTCCGTCTCCGCAGCCGGTCCCGCCGTGGTCTCCGGGCCCGTGGCCGTTCCCGCCGTGGCCCTTCGGCGGCGGGCGGCACCCCGCGGGGCCTCGACGGCGCCGTCAGTAGTCCTCAAGCCGTCAGTAGTCCTCAAGGGTGATGGCGGTGGCCGCCCGGTGGATCGGCTCGACGACCTTGGCCATCATGCGCTCCTTGCCCGGCATCCGGTTCATCAGCGAGAGCATCTTCAGCGACAGCCAGACCTGGGCCCTGCTCCCCATCACCATCCGCTTGACGTTGGCCGGCCCGAGGTTCTGGTTCTGCTCGGCGAAGTGCCGCATCCGCCGCTCGTAGCCGTCGAATCCGGCCCGGTGGTCGCCGCCGGCCGCGGCCAGCTCGCCCGCCAGGACGTAGGCGCCGACCAGGGCCAGGCTCGTGCCCTGCCCCGAGGCGGGAGAGGCGCAGTAGGCGGCGTCCCCGACCAGGGCCGTCCGTCCCTTGGACCAACGGTCCATGTGGACCTGGCTGAGCGAGTCGAAGTAGAAGTCGGGCGCCTGGTCCATGCCGTCGATCAGGCGCGGGACCTCCCAGCCCTGCCCGGCGTAGGCCTCGGCCACGAGCCGCTGCTGCCCGGCGCGGTCGCGGTGGTCGTGCTCCAGCGGCTCGGAGGCGAACAGGAACATGGCCTTGGCCCCGGCGTCCTTGGCCGTGCTGTAGGTCAGCGCGGTCCGGCGGGGGGCGACGTAGGTGAGCTCCCAGCGGTCGAGGTCCAGGTGGTTGGGGACACTGAAGATCGAGATGTAGTAGCCGAGGTCGCGGACGAACCGCTCCTCGGGGCCGAAGACCAGCGCGCGGGTGGTGGAGTGCAGCCCGTCGGCGCCCACCACCAGGTCGAAGGCGCGCCTGAGGCCGCTGTCGAAGGTGACCTCGACCCCGTCGCCGGTGTCGGTGACCGAGGCGATGGAGTCGCCGAAGAGGTATTCGACCCCGCCGTCGGTCAGGTCGGCCAGGATGCGGGTCAGGTCGCCGCGCAGGATCTCGGCGTCCTCACCCTCGCGCCCGCCGAACGTGTCGCCGTCCATGCTCGCCACCCGCCTGCCGGTGGCGGTGACGATCGATCCGCCCCGCACGTCGGTGCGCTCGCGCCGGATCTCGTCCATGACGCCCATGCGCTCGACCACCTCCAGCGCCGCACCGCGAATGTCGATCTTGTAGCCGCCCTCCCGGAGCGCGGGAGCCCGCTCCACCACCGTGGGCGTGAAGCCGTGGCGGCGCAGCCAGTAGGCCAGCGTGACGCCCGCGACGCCGGCGCCTGAGATCAGGACGTTCTTGTTCCGCATGGGGGCTCCTCGGCAGGTGTTCGGTCCCGTGTCCGAGCATGACGGTACATCAGCATGAGACGCTTGTGCAACACAAGTGTTTAAGACGATTGTTCAAGTCGGTGTGCCGTCAGGCGGGGGCGTAGTCCGGGGTGACGCCCTGCTCCGCCAGCCACGCGCGCATGCCGGGCACCTCCGAGGGGTCGGAGACCACCTTGGCCGCGTACCGGGTCACCGTGACCTCCTCGCCGTCCTCGAACAGCAGCCGTGAGGGGGACGACCAGGAGAGCGTCCACCGGGCCTGGCCGTGCTGGATCAGCGTCGCCTCCAGGGCCTGCCCCAGCACCCCCGCCAGCAGCGTGTCCGAGGGGTTCCAGCCGAGCCGCCGCAGCTCGGCCTCCAGCTCGGCGTGCCGTCCCCGGGCGAGCGCCTCGAAGGCGGCGTCGAGGTAGGGCCGGGGAGTCCCCATGACCCGCTGGCCGGCGACGGACAGGTCGTGCAGCGCCTCGGCGTTGCGGACGGTGTACATCCCGTGCGCGACCAGCTCCTCCCAGGACACCGGCCGCAGCGCGGACAGCGCCTCGGGGCTCCAGATGGTCCGCTCGACGGCGCCCGTGGCGACCGCCGGGTCGAGCAGGAGTGCCGTCGCCGGCCTGGGGTCGGCCGGGTGCCCCGGCTCGGGCAGCAGGGCGATCGCCGCCAGGCGCTCCCGCAGGCTGGGGTGGGAGTCGTAGGGGGAGGTCTCCTCGGGCTGCTCGCCGGCCCTGGCCAGCTCGGCCTGCCTGGCCGGGTCGTCGAGCAGCGCCCGGAAACCCGCCAGCACCTCGCCGGGACGGTTCCCGCCCGCCCCCGCGAGGGACATGTAGCGCTCCATGAACAGGTCCCAGGCCAGCGCCGTTCTGTGGATCTTGTGCAGCGCGCCCGACATCGCCTCCCGGCCCGCGATCGCGACCGCGAACTCGTCGGCCTCCAGCTCCTGGCGGCGCGAGACGGCCTGTGAGACGCGCAGGTAGAGCTTGGCGTAGAAGGAGAACAGCCGCTGCACGAAGGGGTGCCTGCCCAGCCCCTGGACGGCCGCGACCAGCGCGACCCGGCCGCGGTAGACGGGCGCGCCGAGACGGGTGTGGGCGCCGCTGTAGTGGCCCAGCTCGTGGCCGAGCACCGCCCGCGTCTCGTCGACGGTGAGGGTCTGCAGCAGCGGCAGGCCGATGTACATGCGGCGCCTGGTCGCGCGCAGGCCGAGGAGGCGGGTGTCCTCGGAGACCGCGGCGTTCACCTCGGCGACGAGGCGGATCTCGTCGGGCGGGGAGGTCTGCACGCGCCGGGCCAGCTCCTCGACCGTCCGCCACAGCTCGGGCTCGTGCTCCCGGGCGACCGCCACGCCGGGCTGCTCGTCCTCCTTCCTGCGGCTGACCATCCACAGCGCCTGGACGAGCGCGCCGGCCGCGAGGGTCAGCAGCGCGGCGACCTTCAGTCCGGCGGCGTGGAAGTCGATGAACAGCCAGACGTCGAAGAGCACGGCGGCCGCCAGGACGAGCCCGACCAGCACGTAGAAACCGGCGAGCAGAGCGAAGGCCAGTGCGGCCCGGAGCGCGGTGGTCATGGGGGAGAGGCTCCATGATGAGGGGACAAATGCCCAAAGACCCTAATAGAGCACCAGGTCGTCCGGCGGGCGGTCCCAGCATCGGACTGCCCACGACGCCGCTCCGCGGACCTCCGGCGCGGCCGTGTGACGCCAGGTCACCGGGGGTGCGGAGGGGACCGAGTGTCGTCCGGGACGCGCGGTCACGCCGGGATATGTTGGGGCGATGGACACCGGCTTTGGCTACTTCGCGACACATGACGCGGTCGACCCGGCCCGGCTCGCCCTGCTGATCGAGCAGCGTGGCCACTCGATGCTGCTGTTCAGCGAGCACACCCACATCCCGGCGGGTCCGCCGCCCGAACGCCCCGACGGGGGCACGCTGCCCCGCAAGTACTGGCACACCTACGACCCGTTCGTGGCGTGCACCGCCGCCGGCCTGGCCACGACGCGGCTGCGCGTGGGGACCGGGGTCTGCCTGGTCCCCCAGCACCACCCGATCAGCCTCGCGAAGTCGGTGGCGAGCGTCGACGCCCTCACCGGTGGGCGGTTCGTCTTCGGCGTGGGGGCGGGCTGGCTGGAGCCGGAGATCCGTAACCACGGGGTCGACCCGGCGCGCCGGTTCGCGGTGATGAAGGAGCACGTCGAGGCGGTGCGGGAGATCTGGGCCCGCGACGAGGCCGACTACCACGGCGATTTCATGTCGTTCGACCCGATCTGGTCATGGCCCAAGCCGGCCCAGCGGCCCGGCCCGCCGGTGCTGGTCGGCGGCACCGGCCCCCGGGTCTTCGACCGGGTGCTGTCCTACGGCGACGGCTGGCTGCCGAACTACGGGCCCGGCGTCCTGGAGCGCGTACGGGAGCTGTTCCAGCGGGCGGAGGAGGCCGGCCGGGCGGTGCGGGTGGTGATGATGTCGGTCCCCTCCGACCCCGCGGTGCTGGAGGAGTGCGAGAAGGCCGGAGTCGCCGCCGTGCTGCCGTGGCTGCCCTCGGCGGGGCCCGGCCGCATCGAGCGGGAGATGGACGCCTTCGAGACGGCGCTCGCGGAGATGCGGGGGGAGTGACCCCGGCGGGGGTGATCCTTACCATTGAGTCATTAACGTGTAATGCGTTCTTGTAAATGCGGCGGAACGGGCCGACATTCTGAGCAACGGAGCCGATCGGGGGACAACCCCTGGAGGCAAGCTTGAAGGTCCCCCGCCGAATCCTCGCCCTCATCGCAGCGCTCACCCTCGTCTCCCTCCCGGCGACGGCCCTGGCCGACACCTCGACGGTCCCCGGCGCCATGGCCTCGATGGGCGACTCCATCACCCGCGGCTTCAACGCCTGCGGCTTCTACCTCGACTGTCCCTCCAGGTCCTGGTCCACCGGGTCCGACTCGGCCGTCAACAGCCACTACCGGCGCCTGCGGGCCGACAGCCCCGACCTGGTCGCCCACAACGACGGCCGGTCGGGCGCCAAGGTCGCCGACATGGCGGGACAGGCCCAGCAGGCGGTCTCCCAGGGAGTCGACTACGTCACGATCCTGATCGGGGCCAACGACGCCTGCACGTCGTCGGAGGCGGGGATGACCTCGGTGGCCGATTTCGAGGCCAGGTTCCGTACGGCGCTGCAGACGCTCGCCACCGGCCTGCCCGAAGCGGCGATCTTCGTCTCCAGCATCCCCGACATCAAGCGGCTCTGGGAGGTCGGCAAGGACAGCTCCTCGGCCCGCACCGCCTGGTCCACCTTCGGTATCTGCCAGTCGATGCTGGCCAGGCCCCGCTCCACCGACCAGGCCGACATCGACAGGCGTGACCGGGTGCGCCAGCGGGTGGCCGACTACAACGCGGCGCTGGCCAGGGTCTGCGCCGAGCAGATCACCTGCCGCTACGACGGCGGCGCCGTCTTCGGCCACCCGTTCACGCTGTCCCAGCTGAGCCGCTGGGACTACTTCCACCCCAACACCTCCGGCCAGCAGACGCTCGCCGAGGTCACCTACGCGGCCCGCGTCCTCCTGTAGGGCCACGGCGTCCCCTCACCCAGGGCCCGACGTCCCCTTGCCGGGCCGCGCCCTGCCGGACCACGGAGCCCGCGGGCCCCGAGGCCGGCGGGGCGCGGCCGCGGGCCGGTGGCGCAGGGGGGCAGGTGGAAAGTCCCGCGGCGGTCGGCGACGTGTCCCGCTGCCGGGGGCCGGGGCGGTCAGCGGTGGCCGGGCACCGGCCTGACCCAGCCCAGGGCGCGTTCGACGGCGCGCCGCCAGTTGTCGTGCTCCATGGTGCGCAGCCGCGGATCCATGCGCGGGCTCCACTGCCCGGCCCGGTGCCAGTTGCGCCGGAGCCCTTCGAGGTCCGCCCAGTATCCGACGGCGAGACCGGCCGCGTAGGCCGCGCCGAGGGAGACCGTCTCCACCGCCATGGGACGCACGACGGGCACGTCCAGCACGTTGGCGATGATCTGCATGAGAAGGTTGTCGGTGGTCATGCCGCCGTCGACCTTGAGCGCCCGCAACGTCAGGCCCGAGTCGGCGTTCATGGCGTCGACCACCTCGCGGGTCTGCCACGCGGTCGCCTCCAGCACGGCCCGTGCCAGGTGCCCCTTGGTGACGTAGGAGGTCAGCCCCACGATGACCCCCCGGGCCTCGCTGCGCCAGTGCGGCGCGAAGAGCCCGGCGAACGCCGGGACGATGTAGCAGCCCCCGTTGTCCTGCACGCTCCGGGCCAGGGTCTCGATCTCCGGCGCGCTGCTGATGAGGCCGAGCCCGTCGCGGAACCACTGCACGAGCGCGCCGGTCACCGCGATCGGCCCCTCCAGTGCGTACACCGCCGGCTCTCCGCCGATCTGGTAGCCGACGGTCGTCAGCAGGCCGTGGCCCGAGCGGACCGGCACGGTGCCGGTGTTGAGCAGCAGGAAGCCGCCCGTGCCGTAGGTGCACTTGGCCTCGCCGGAGGCGAAGCAGGTCTGCCCGAACAGCGCCGCCTGCTGGTCGCCGAGCGCGGCGGCGATCCGCACGCCGGGGAACACCCGCCGGGCGGTGCCGTACGTCTCCGTCGAGGGCCGGATCCGCGGCAGCATCCGGCGCGGGACGCCGAAGAAGGCCAGGAGCCCGTCGTCCCACTCCAGGGTGGTCAGGTCCATCAGCAGGGTGCGGCTGGCGTTGGTGACGTCGGTGACGTGGACACCGCCGTCGGGCCCGCCGGTCAGGTTCCAGATGAGCCAGCTCTCCATCGTCCCGAAGAGCACCTCGCCGCGCTCGGCGCGCTCCCGCAGGCCCGGCGTGCGGTCGAGGAGCCAGCGGATGCGCGGCGCGGAGAAGTAGGCGGCGAGCGGCAGGCCGCAGCGCTCCGGCACGGCCTCCGCGCCCGGCCGGCGGGAGAACTCCTCCACCAGGGCGTCGGTCCGCGTGTCCTGCCACACGACGGCCCGGCCGACGGGGACGCCGGTCCGCCTGTCCCACAGGACGGTCGTCTCCCGCTGGTTGGCGATGCCGACGGCCACCACCTGCTCCGGACCGACGCCGGCCTGGGCGAGCGCCTCGGGCCCGATGCGCTCCAGATTGCGCCAGATCTCGACGGCGTCGTGCTCGACCCAGCCCGGCCGGGGGAAGTGCTGCCGGTGCTCGCGCTGGGTCACCGAGACGAGATGGCCCCGCTGGTCGAAGAGGATGCACCGCGTCGACGTCGTGCCCTGATCGATGGACATCACGTAGCGCGTGACCATGGGGTCCTCACCTGAACCTCGGTGGCTGCGGGGCGGTCAGCACCGGGACGCCCCGAGATCCCGGGACACGGCACGGGCCGCGTCTCGAACATAAGTCACCAGAACCGGGTTCGGCTGCCCCTTGGTGTCGCAGATCCGCTCCACCGCGCCGGAGATCCCGATGGCCCCCACCACCAGGCCGCCGTAACCCCGGATCGGCGCCGCGACACCCGCCTCTCCCACGGTCATCTCCTCGACCTCGGTGACCCAGCCCACCTCCCGCGTCCGGGACAGCGCCCGGGACAGCGCCCGGGGCGTGGTGATGGTCCGGCGGGTGCGGGCCTCCAGGCCGCCGGCCTGCAGGGCCGAGGCCACCCCGGCGTCGTAGGCGAGCAGCACCTTGCCCAGTGCCGTGGCGTGCATGGGCAGCAGCGACCCGACGTCGAGCGTCTGGAGGGTGTCGTCGGGGCGGAAGACGTGGTGCACCACCAGGACCTGGCCGTCGAGGACCGTCCCGATCCTGACCGCCTCACCGCTCCGCGCGGCCAGGGCGTCGGCCCAGTTGATCGCGCGCGAGCGCAGCTCGTTGACGTCGAGGTAGCTGGTGCCGAGATGGAGCAGGGCCGCGCCGAGCTGGTATTTGGCCGTCGCCTCGTCCTGCTCCACGAAGCCGACGCGCTGGAGGGTGCGCACGATGCCGTGGGCGGTGCTCCTGGCCAGGCCCAGGGAACTGGCGATCTCGCCGATGCCCAGCC
Coding sequences:
- a CDS encoding SAM-dependent methyltransferase; this encodes MRDDHSVPAGIDTTTPHAARVYDYVLGGKNNYATDREYADMLVAQAPDYPPLARANRLFLSRVVEFMARSGIRQFIDLGTGIPTSPNVHEIARGIDPAARVVYVDNDPIVSVHNDALLATDDRVVSIRADLRDTDDIIAHPELGRLIDFAEPVGVLFVAVLQFFPGPEEPVRIVGRFRERMAEGSMLAISQPSAEGDPQAVARARAAMAGGPLTIDFRRHEEILPFFDGFDLVEPGLVDVTRWRPRMDAPSTRMIVLGGVGSRTA
- a CDS encoding FAD-dependent monooxygenase, coding for MRNKNVLISGAGVAGVTLAYWLRRHGFTPTVVERAPALREGGYKIDIRGAALEVVERMGVMDEIRRERTDVRGGSIVTATGRRVASMDGDTFGGREGEDAEILRGDLTRILADLTDGGVEYLFGDSIASVTDTGDGVEVTFDSGLRRAFDLVVGADGLHSTTRALVFGPEERFVRDLGYYISIFSVPNHLDLDRWELTYVAPRRTALTYSTAKDAGAKAMFLFASEPLEHDHRDRAGQQRLVAEAYAGQGWEVPRLIDGMDQAPDFYFDSLSQVHMDRWSKGRTALVGDAAYCASPASGQGTSLALVGAYVLAGELAAAGGDHRAGFDGYERRMRHFAEQNQNLGPANVKRMVMGSRAQVWLSLKMLSLMNRMPGKERMMAKVVEPIHRAATAITLEDY
- a CDS encoding M48 family metallopeptidase, translated to MTTALRAALAFALLAGFYVLVGLVLAAAVLFDVWLFIDFHAAGLKVAALLTLAAGALVQALWMVSRRKEDEQPGVAVAREHEPELWRTVEELARRVQTSPPDEIRLVAEVNAAVSEDTRLLGLRATRRRMYIGLPLLQTLTVDETRAVLGHELGHYSGAHTRLGAPVYRGRVALVAAVQGLGRHPFVQRLFSFYAKLYLRVSQAVSRRQELEADEFAVAIAGREAMSGALHKIHRTALAWDLFMERYMSLAGAGGNRPGEVLAGFRALLDDPARQAELARAGEQPEETSPYDSHPSLRERLAAIALLPEPGHPADPRPATALLLDPAVATGAVERTIWSPEALSALRPVSWEELVAHGMYTVRNAEALHDLSVAGQRVMGTPRPYLDAAFEALARGRHAELEAELRRLGWNPSDTLLAGVLGQALEATLIQHGQARWTLSWSSPSRLLFEDGEEVTVTRYAAKVVSDPSEVPGMRAWLAEQGVTPDYAPA
- a CDS encoding LLM class F420-dependent oxidoreductase, with the protein product MDTGFGYFATHDAVDPARLALLIEQRGHSMLLFSEHTHIPAGPPPERPDGGTLPRKYWHTYDPFVACTAAGLATTRLRVGTGVCLVPQHHPISLAKSVASVDALTGGRFVFGVGAGWLEPEIRNHGVDPARRFAVMKEHVEAVREIWARDEADYHGDFMSFDPIWSWPKPAQRPGPPVLVGGTGPRVFDRVLSYGDGWLPNYGPGVLERVRELFQRAEEAGRAVRVVMMSVPSDPAVLEECEKAGVAAVLPWLPSAGPGRIEREMDAFETALAEMRGE
- a CDS encoding SGNH/GDSL hydrolase family protein is translated as MKVPRRILALIAALTLVSLPATALADTSTVPGAMASMGDSITRGFNACGFYLDCPSRSWSTGSDSAVNSHYRRLRADSPDLVAHNDGRSGAKVADMAGQAQQAVSQGVDYVTILIGANDACTSSEAGMTSVADFEARFRTALQTLATGLPEAAIFVSSIPDIKRLWEVGKDSSSARTAWSTFGICQSMLARPRSTDQADIDRRDRVRQRVADYNAALARVCAEQITCRYDGGAVFGHPFTLSQLSRWDYFHPNTSGQQTLAEVTYAARVLL
- the glpK gene encoding glycerol kinase GlpK, with amino-acid sequence MVTRYVMSIDQGTTSTRCILFDQRGHLVSVTQREHRQHFPRPGWVEHDAVEIWRNLERIGPEALAQAGVGPEQVVAVGIANQRETTVLWDRRTGVPVGRAVVWQDTRTDALVEEFSRRPGAEAVPERCGLPLAAYFSAPRIRWLLDRTPGLRERAERGEVLFGTMESWLIWNLTGGPDGGVHVTDVTNASRTLLMDLTTLEWDDGLLAFFGVPRRMLPRIRPSTETYGTARRVFPGVRIAAALGDQQAALFGQTCFASGEAKCTYGTGGFLLLNTGTVPVRSGHGLLTTVGYQIGGEPAVYALEGPIAVTGALVQWFRDGLGLISSAPEIETLARSVQDNGGCYIVPAFAGLFAPHWRSEARGVIVGLTSYVTKGHLARAVLEATAWQTREVVDAMNADSGLTLRALKVDGGMTTDNLLMQIIANVLDVPVVRPMAVETVSLGAAYAAGLAVGYWADLEGLRRNWHRAGQWSPRMDPRLRTMEHDNWRRAVERALGWVRPVPGHR
- a CDS encoding IclR family transcriptional regulator, encoding MPGSVQSIERGAAILRLLARSPGRLGIGEIASSLGLARSTAHGIVRTLQRVGFVEQDEATAKYQLGAALLHLGTSYLDVNELRSRAINWADALAARSGEAVRIGTVLDGQVLVVHHVFRPDDTLQTLDVGSLLPMHATALGKVLLAYDAGVASALQAGGLEARTRRTITTPRALSRALSRTREVGWVTEVEEMTVGEAGVAAPIRGYGGLVVGAIGISGAVERICDTKGQPNPVLVTYVRDAARAVSRDLGASRC